TGTGTGCAGGACTTTCATCATACTCACCAAACTCATTGGGCAAGCCAGCATTGGGGTGACAGCTTACATAGCAAGTAGCGATACGCGACAATTCTTCTATATAAGGACGCATTTCTTTTGCACCCAAGGCACAGTTCAAACCTACGCTGAACAAGCCCGCATGTGATATTGAATTATAAAATGCTTCGGTAGTTTGTCCACTTAAGGTACGACCCGATGCATCGGTAATAGTTCCAGAAACCATAATAGGATAATGTTTTCCTATGGTATCAAAATATTGGTTGCAAGCAAACAGAGCTGCTTTGCAATTGAGTGTATCAAATACAGTTTCTACCAATAACAAATCAGAACCGCCGTCAATCAATCCGCGAATTTGCTCGGTATAGGCAGTTACCAATTCATCGAATGTTATAGCACGATAACCAGGGTCATTTACATCGGGCGAAAGCGTTGCTGTTTTATTAGTTGGACCAATTGAACCTGCTACAAATCTGGGCTTATCGGGAGTGAGTGCATTATACTTTTCGCAGGCAGCTTTGGCAGCTTTTGCCCCTGCAAAATTGAGCTCATATACCAAATCTTCCATGTGGTAATCGGCCATACTTATATAAGTACCGTTGAAAGTATTTGTTTCTATAATATCAACGCCACACGCTAAATATTCTTCATGAATTTCTTGTATAATTTGTGGCTGTGTTAGCACCAGCAAATCGTTGTTTCCCTTAAGCGAATGCGGAAAATCTTTGAATCGTTCGCCACGATATTGTTCTTCGGTGAGTTTGTATCTTTGAATCATGGTGCCCATGGCTCCATCCAAAATCATGATACGTTTTGCTAAAATTTCTTTTAATATTTCCATCTTTGTTCTGATATTAATTTATCCGGAAAGATGGGCGGTAGTTGAATTTACGCTCTCTTATCTTTTCCTAATACCAATAACTATCGGTATTAAGATAGGAATTAGCACCCTGTTATGTGGGTTGCCAAGACATCTTCGGGCCTATTCCCTCCGTCTTTCTGGATAAGTGCTGCAAATATAGGTCAAAAAAATATTTTGTCTAGATTTTTTTCCAAGGCGTATGATATGCATGGCGAAACGTAAAACTATCAAGGGGCATTTATTTTATTAAATATTGTATTTGGGCGTGCCGCCGAAGCGGCGTCGGGCTATACGCTGCAAGTCCTCGTTCGCCCGATAGCTATCGGCCCCTCACTGTGGCCTGCCGGCGGCAGGTCCGCTTCTATCCCTCACGCGGCTTACGCATCCTTTTTTGTCCTTCTCACCCATGTCACCTTGAGTTTATCGAAGGGTTATCGGAAGACAATTAAATGGAAAAACAAAAATCCCAGCTCCATTTCTGAAAGTGGGATTTTTAAAATAAAGATTCGGAATTGTAGATTCAGGAGTTGGGAATGCGTGATATATAATTGGTTTGTTAAGGCAATAATTTATATATAACATTCCAATTCAAAATATGCTTATTCTTCTATTTCATATTCATTCATACTCACGCCCAAAATTAGCCATAAAACAAAGGATCCTGCGATAATACCAAATGCGGTAAGCGGGAACCAAAACGATATTGCAAACGCAAACACATATAAGAAAAATCCATATAATACATATTTATTACTAGTTCTAATTTTATCCATATCCACACTTGTTTTATATAATGGCATTGCTGTTTTTATTATCACTAGCCAAGAAAAATTATTAAGTAAGGAAATCATACAATAGAAACTGATGGCGGGTTGTGCATAATCGGTATGGATATACTCACCAACAGCAGCCGTAGGAAAAGGTAAAATAGCAATGGACAACAACAAAAGTCCATTTGCATAGGTAAACTTGGGCGAGGTTTTATCTATTAATTTTGTAGCATGATTATGATTTACCCAAGAAATAAGAATCGTTATAAAACTTATTAAGAAGGCAAGCCAAGAAGCCCATTGATGTATAAACGCTTTTAGTAAATCCTCTTTAGAATGAATGAGATGTTCTGCCGGAACTTTAATTTCGATAATAAGCAAAGTGGCGGCAATAGCAAAAACGCCATCGCTAAAAGCTTCCAAACGGGCATTGGGGTTGTGGGTTGACATTGATATATATTTTTCGATTATTTTATTATACAAATGGTCTTTACTATTTTTTAACATTGCAAACCATTCGCTAATTTAATACAGGCAGCAAACATAAACCTAAAAAATATATTTTCAATTATGTTGCAAAAAAAATCCCAGCTCCATTTCCGAAACTGGGATTTTTATGTTTTTATAATTCCCATGAATGAATTCATGGGCTGATGGTTTTATACCAATTCTTAAACTAAAATAGTTCTCCGCCTGTGGCGGATTTAGTTTTTAGAATGGTAATACCGAACTACAATATGTTTAGTCCCTTTCTTTTGGACTATTATATATTGAGTGTCGGTATTATTGCTTCACAAATTTATAAGGAACCACCATTCCGTCTTTCGTTCTAATCTGCATAATATACAATCCTGCATCCAACGATGAAACATTAATTGCATTTTCTAATTTGTTGATTTCCAAAACACGTTTGCCCGTGATATCTGTTATATAAATATTCGAAATAATATTATTTGATTTTATATATATAATATCATTTGCTGGATTGGGCCAAAACTCAATACCTGATTGAGCATCAATTCTCTTGATTGCAGTTAAGGATGCACTCACATACTTCTTGTTCACCTCAATAAATACAGTATTGGCTGATGGGTTGCCGGCATTGATTGTTACTTGTATATCATTTGATTTTTTACCGGGAATTTCAGGATGTATATAATAAGTACCATAAGCAATATTTTGGAATTTAAAATCACCATTTGCATCACTATAAGTATAGGCCACTGAATTTTTATTTACATCCATCAAATTAATCTGTACTTGGTTTACGGGGTCACCCACTGAACCTGTTTTATTGGCACCTTGGCTGGTTTTGCCACCAATGAATCCGGGCCCGCCTGCAAAATTTCCCGCTAGCAAATTGATATTTATATTATAATAGTCGGTATCAACTTGCAATTGAGTGGCACTATCCCAATTGAGTTTATTAATATAATAAGTTGGCATATAATTACTGCTACCTCCATTGGCATTATATAATGCAGCTTTAATTAAATAGTAACCTTTGTTTAATTTGAAATAATAATAACCTCCGCTATCTGTCATAGTTGAATCAACACCCGTAAGTGTTCCCGCTGCCGAATCATAATTAATAGCCCATACCATCGCAGGATATGCATAAGTATTGCCCGCAGAAATTTGCCCAGCTATATAATAGCGACCATTGTTATTACCACTTCCTCCTATTTGTACATAAGCAGAATAAGAGCTACTGCACGATGAATCAGCAATTGCAAGTGTAACATAATAATATCCTACTACTGCATATATATGTGTTGGGTTTTGTTGTGTTGAATTGCTTCCATCTCCAAAATCCCAAGTATAATTTACAGTACCTGAAGTGCCTTTTATAAAGGTAGTAAAATTAGCTGTATCTCCATAGATAGAATCTGTAAAATATACACTACAATTTCCGCCGCCATTGGGGTTACTATATAATGAATCACAGTAAGTATCAGTGCAACCACTATCCTTTACAGTTAAGCAAACATAGGCATTTCCTGTAAAATTGTATGCATGCGAAGGTGATTGCTGTGTAGAAGAAGTTCCGTCGCCAAAATCCCAAAAATAACTACTATAGGTTCCGCCGTTTGCATTAAAAGGGCCATTGAAATAGTAGGTAGTATTTTGTCCATAAAATTTATATAATGCCGAGCAAGTACCATTTCCATTCCCGCCATGTGTTACAGAAATATTCTGGCAGAGAGAATCACTGCATCCTCCTATACTGTCTTTCATATATAAACACACGGTATAATTTCCAGATGCAGCATAATAATGGCTCGGATGCTCCACAGTTGAATTGCTCGTGTCGCCGAAATCCCAAAAGTAGCTTGCAGTTCCTGATATAGAAGTACTCGAATTGTAGAAATAGGTAGCCGTGCCGCTTGTATAATCTTTGAACAGAGTTTGACAACGCGGTGCAGCAATCACAATAGAATCGCAAATTGTATCGGCACAATTTGCAGAAGTTACCCCATGACATATAAAATAAGTTCCATAATTGGAATAAGAATGTGTAACATACTGACCTGTGGATGTAGTGCCATCACCGAAGCTCCAATAGTAAGTAGGATTAGCTTGGTTCACAAAAGAGGAATCATAGAAAGCTATTGTCTTTCCATTTTGGTTGTATATGTAGCTGGCTTTGCATTGTGCATTCACATTGCTGTAAGCAGCCAAGAGTAATAGAACTGTAATTAGTAAATTTTTCATTTTATAATATTTATTTTTTATTGTTACCGTCATTCTGAGCGATGCTTCGAGCGAAGAATCTGCTAATAGCGTCCACGAATTCAACAGATTCTTCGCATTGCGGCAATGTTCAGAATGACGATTTTGGAATCACAAATATAAGCATAACTCACCTATTGTTTCACAAATTTAAACGGAACATTTATGCCTTCTTTGGTCATAATTTGCATGATATATAATCCTTTCTCCAAATCAGACACATCTATGACAGTTTCGGGTTTGGATATATTCATTATTTGCTTACCAGTGATATCACTTATATATATATGAAATAATTTTATCTGATTTTATATACAAATTATCCCTTGCTTTATGCCCGTATTTAAAAATGAGCACGCCACATAAAAACGATTAATATCTACCTTGATAATATCTAAAAGAAGAGCGTGTGGCGGAGAATTATCTTCAATTCAATTGTTTTTTACCAAATACCTCGGGGTGCAAATATTAGGTAACGTAAGCCAAATTACTGAGTTTAAAAGTTCCAAAAACTAGTTTATTTTTTTGTGGTTCGAATATAAGATGCGGGAAATGTTAAGTGGTTGCCTAACCTTTTCAAAATTACGTATAAATATCAGTTTTTTAATTGTTTAAAAACTTCCATCCACGCTTTGGGTTGCACCAATTTGAGTGCATACATTAATACAGCACTGCCTAATCCCACTATTAAAAATGAGCTTGAAATATTTAGTTTTATATAAACAAGGGCGTACAGACCCGAACCAATTAATACTATCAATAATAAATACTTTAATATAATGGATGATGAAATTTTAACCTGCAATTTTTTCATGCAGAAATATATAGTACCTATTACTGCAAACAGTTGTGTGGCCATAGCCACATAGCCAGTTCCTATTGCACCATACTTTGGAATAAATATATAATTCCCTATCAAATTTATGGTGACAGCAAACAGGGATATCCTGTTTAGAATTTTGATATTCCCAGTCGCAGTAAGCAATGAACCAAATATATAGTTCATGGCCATAGGGATGATGCATAATACTACTGGAACAAATACTGTCATTTCTGTCTCCCCAAAATTGCCATGATATAGTAAATCTAATACAGGTTCTACTTGAAACAAACAGAAACAAACAACAACGGAAGCAGGAATTACCAAAGCTATGAAGGCTGTTTGTACCAAAGGTTGTATATCATCTCGCTGTTTAATCATTCGTGCAAACATGGGCATTAATAATCCCGCGGCCAGTACTGCCAACATATTAAAAGCATCCAACAATCTATAACATTTGGCATAAATACCTGCCTGTGTATCGCCCTGTGGGTGCATACTT
This region of Bacteroidota bacterium genomic DNA includes:
- a CDS encoding TMEM175 family protein, with the protein product MLKNSKDHLYNKIIEKYISMSTHNPNARLEAFSDGVFAIAATLLIIEIKVPAEHLIHSKEDLLKAFIHQWASWLAFLISFITILISWVNHNHATKLIDKTSPKFTYANGLLLLSIAILPFPTAAVGEYIHTDYAQPAISFYCMISLLNNFSWLVIIKTAMPLYKTSVDMDKIRTSNKYVLYGFFLYVFAFAISFWFPLTAFGIIAGSFVLWLILGVSMNEYEIEE
- a CDS encoding PKD domain-containing protein, with the protein product MKNLLITVLLLLAAYSNVNAQCKASYIYNQNGKTIAFYDSSFVNQANPTYYWSFGDGTTSTGQYVTHSYSNYGTYFICHGVTSANCADTICDSIVIAAPRCQTLFKDYTSGTATYFYNSSTSISGTASYFWDFGDTSNSTVEHPSHYYAASGNYTVCLYMKDSIGGCSDSLCQNISVTHGGNGNGTCSALYKFYGQNTTYYFNGPFNANGGTYSSYFWDFGDGTSSTQQSPSHAYNFTGNAYVCLTVKDSGCTDTYCDSLYSNPNGGGNCSVYFTDSIYGDTANFTTFIKGTSGTVNYTWDFGDGSNSTQQNPTHIYAVVGYYYVTLAIADSSCSSSYSAYVQIGGSGNNNGRYYIAGQISAGNTYAYPAMVWAINYDSAAGTLTGVDSTMTDSGGYYYFKLNKGYYLIKAALYNANGGSSNYMPTYYINKLNWDSATQLQVDTDYYNININLLAGNFAGGPGFIGGKTSQGANKTGSVGDPVNQVQINLMDVNKNSVAYTYSDANGDFKFQNIAYGTYYIHPEIPGKKSNDIQVTINAGNPSANTVFIEVNKKYVSASLTAIKRIDAQSGIEFWPNPANDIIYIKSNNIISNIYITDITGKRVLEINKLENAINVSSLDAGLYIMQIRTKDGMVVPYKFVKQ
- a CDS encoding T9SS type A sorting domain-containing protein, coding for MKLFHIYISDITGKQIMNISKPETVIDVSDLEKGLYIMQIMTKEGINVPFKFVKQ
- a CDS encoding oligosaccharide flippase family protein; translation: MVQKFVANLFLVIIANLLVKPYWVFGVDRVVQNTVGTDAYGLYYALFNLSLLPTMLLDAGLNQYNNNTLAKHPERASSMFSHIFPAKLGLMLLYIIIVLVLGISKGFKFSSDEWTLLVILGLNQVFAFFILYIRTHFTGLHLFKTDTFFSVLDKTLMIGFCSLLLYTNMFGSITVSKFASAQLFAYLITTLLGLIILLPYIKPFKFAIDKQMLKEVFRKSYPFALLAVMMAIYNRADVVILESMHPQGDTQAGIYAKCYRLLDAFNMLAVLAAGLLMPMFARMIKQRDDIQPLVQTAFIALVIPASVVVCFCLFQVEPVLDLLYHGNFGETEMTVFVPVVLCIIPMAMNYIFGSLLTATGNIKILNRISLFAVTINLIGNYIFIPKYGAIGTGYVAMATQLFAVIGTIYFCMKKLQVKISSSIILKYLLLIVLIGSGLYALVYIKLNISSSFLIVGLGSAVLMYALKLVQPKAWMEVFKQLKN